One segment of Castanea sativa cultivar Marrone di Chiusa Pesio chromosome 3, ASM4071231v1 DNA contains the following:
- the LOC142629898 gene encoding WAT1-related protein At1g70260-like isoform X2 yields MGLLIPSFSFMLSLMLRRTKLEWRSSSFQAKVIGSLISIMGAIMVDIYKGTEMLKTSVSSPYILQFKQKLFIFSSTPEHWVLGGILLAATSLSVSTWNIIRAVSGGVVRTRVHVWCMQIKGPYYVPMFKPVGIVFATIMEV; encoded by the exons ATGGGCCTTTTGATCCCTTCTTTTTCATTCATGCTCTCTCTCATGCTCAG GAGGACAAAATTAGAGTGGAGAAGCTCAAGCTTCCAAGCTAAAGTAATAGGCAGCTTGATATCAATCATGGGGGCAATAATGGTGGATATTTATAAAGGCACAGAAATGCTTAAAACATCTGTTTCTTCTCCATACATTCTTCAATTCAAACAGAAACTTTTCATCTTCTCCTCAACCCCAGAACATTGGGTTCTTGGTGGCATCTTGCTTGCTGCTACTTCCTTGTCTGTTTCAACATGGAACATTATTCGG GCAGTCTCTGGGGGTGTAGTCCGTACTCGTGTCCATGTATGGTGCATGCAAATAAAGGGCCCTTATTATGTTCCAATGTTCAAGCCAGTTGGGATTGTTTTTGCAACCATTATGGAAG TCTGA
- the LOC142627054 gene encoding WAT1-related protein At3g28050-like isoform X1: protein MGMGKVALPFVGMVMAEFAQVGLMIVGKEAMSKGMSNLVFIFYSNAFASLILLPSALLFHSRSQPQRPQLSFHILCGFFLLGLIGFLVQAFGYAGILYSSPTLATAILNLIPAFTFILAITFRMEKLDWRSSNSQAKIIGTIISISGAFVVTLYKGLPLLMTPLHSNSSHKLLVQMSNWVIGGLLLAADAMMASAWLILQAWMLKKYPAELIVVFFYCFFVAIQSAVVSLVVERDISSWSLQPNTRLIAVLYSAVFGSAFQVGISAWCLHKTGPLFVAMFKPVGIVISVFIGVIFLGDTFYLGSLIGAILIVVGFYCVMWGKAKEQRMGEETRISGLESSKEKVPLLQNSNEEI from the exons atgGGAATGGGAAAGGTAGCTCTGCCATTTGTGGGCATGGTGATGGCAGAGTTTGCCCAAGTTGGTCTAATGATAGTTGGCAAAGAAGCCATGTCTAAGGGTATGAGCAACTTGGTCTTCATCTTCTACTCCAACGCCTTTGCCTCTCTCATCCTTCTCCCCTCTGCCCTTCTCTTCCacag CAGATCACAACCACAGCGTCCTCAGCTTTCTTTCCACATTCTTTGTGGGTTCTTCTTGCTTGGCCTTATTGG ttttctTGTGCAGGCTTTTGGGTATGCTGGGATTTTGTATAGCTCTCCTACGCTTGCAACGGCCATTCTCAACCTTATCCCAGCTTTTACCTTCATTCTGGCCATTACTTTCAG GATGGAGAAACTAGATTGGAGAAGCTCCAATAGCCAAGCTAAAATCATTGGAACCATTATCTCAATTTCAGGGGCATTTGTTGTGACTTTATACAAGGGCCTTCCCCTGCTGATGACACCCTTACATTCAAACTCATCTCATAAACTTCTTGTGCAAATGTCAAACTGGGTCATTGGAGGATTACTCCTGGCAGCTGATGCTATGATGGCTTCAGCATGGCTTATTTTGCAG GCATGGATGCTTAAGAAATATCCAGCAGAGCTGATTGTAGTCTTTTTCTACTGCTTCTTTGTGGCCATTCAATCTGCAGTGGTCTCTTTGGTTGTGGAAAGAGACATAAGTTCTTGGAGTCTACAACCTAATACGAGGTTGATTGCTGTTCTATATTCG GCAGTATTTGGTTCAGCATTCCAAGTTGGCATTTCTGCATGGTGCCTGCACAAGACAGGGCCCCTTTTTGTTGCTATGTTCAAGCCTGTGGGGATTGTCATTTCAGTTTTTATAGGTGTTATCTTCTTAGGAGATACTTTCTATCTTGGAAG TCTGATTGGAGCAATTCTGATTGTCGTCGGATTTTATTGTGTGATGTGGGGAAAGGCCAAAGAACAGAGGATGGGTGAGGAAACTAGGATAAGTGGCTTGGAGTCAAGCAAAGAAAAGGTTCCTCTCTTGCAAAACAGTAATGAAGAAATATAG
- the LOC142627055 gene encoding WAT1-related protein At5g40210-like, which translates to MFQGKGVTLITVTVECLDVGLNTISKAAMTGGMSDFIFVTYSNAIAIFFLLSSCLIFYRKRSLPPLTWGIVGGVFLVALLSSTVQMLKAFGIGYSSPTMSSIMSDLLPAFTFVLAVICRVEKLDLKLRGSQARSIGTIVSITGALIVTLYEGLPISIASLPEKVVSGELLSPIHSNWILGGFCSASAYFLLAVTYIVQVKVKHTQTNPYQKKDHMPFSHHCILYLKILTGFFGFFKTWVVRDYPAELMLSLIRCTFVTILSAIISLILENDPNAWKLNLDMELIAVVYSALFAITIRTSVHIWACHKKGPVYVAIFKPLGIVIAVVMGVTYLGVVGAAIIVLGFYAVIWGQAQEEVVVEHHPITSSYESSSPNAPLLQNKGTEV; encoded by the exons ATGTTCCAGGGTAAGGGCGTAACACTGATCACGGTCACTGTGGAGTGCTTGGATGTGGGCTTAAACACTATTAGCAAAGCTGCTATGACTGGAGGGATGAGTGATTTCATCTTTGTTACATATTCTAATGCCATAgctatcttttttcttctctcatcTTGCCTCATCTTTTACAG AAAAAGGTCTCTCCCTCCACTCACATGGGGCATAGTCGGTGGAGTGTTTCTTGTTGCCTTGTTAAG TTCTACTGTACAGATGCTTAAAGCTTTTGGGATAGGTTATAGCTCTCCCACTATGTCCTCAATTATGTCTGATTTACTCCCAGCTTTTACTTTTGTTCTTGCCGTCATCTGCAG GGTTGAAAAACTAGACTTAAAACTTAGAGGTAGTCAGGCCAGGAGTATTGGCACCATTGTATCAATCACAGGAGCTTTAATTGTCACTCTCTACGAAGGCCTACCAATTTCAATTGCTTCATTGCCTGAAAAAGTGGTCAGTGGTGAGCTTCTTTCACCCATCCACTCAAACTGGATCCTAGGGGGTTTTTGCTCTGCATCTGCTTACTTTTTGCTTGCAGTGACATATATTGTACaggtaaaagtaaaacatacacaaacaaaTCCATACCAAAAGAAAGACCATATGCCTTTTTCACACCATTGTATACTATATCTCAAGATATTAActggtttttttggttttttcaagACATGGGTTGTTAGGGACTACCCTGCAGAGCTTATGCTTTCACTCATTCGTTGTACCTTTGTGACCATCCTTTCTGCCATCATCTCTCTTATTTTAGAGAATGATCCAAATGCTTGGAAATTGAACTTAGATATGGAATTGATAGCTGTAGTGTACTCG GCACTGTTTGCAATTACAATTCGAACCAGTGTTCATATATGGGCATGTCACAAGAAGGGTCCTGTCTATGTTGCCATATTTAAGCCACTTGGTATAGTCATTGCAGTTGTGATGGGGGTTACTTACCTTGG TGTGGTTGGAGCGGCTATTATAGTACTTGGGTTTTATGCCGTGATATGGGGGCAAGCCCAAGAAGAGGTTGTGGTTGAACACCATCCAATTACTAGTAGCTATGAGTCATCCTCTCCTAATGCCCCTCTTTTGCAGAACAAAGGCACTGAAGTGTAG
- the LOC142628229 gene encoding MLP-like protein 423: protein MASTGKMDVEIEVKSHADKFFEALRDSANVLPKAFPNDYKSIEVLEGDGKSTGSVRLIHYGEGSPLVKVSKEKVDIMDEANKTFVYCVIDGDLLKFYKNFKSNITVIPKGAGSLVKWSCEFEKASEEIPDPHLIKDFAAKNFKELDDYVLKAY, encoded by the exons atgGCTTCCACTGGTAAGATGGATGTAGAAATTGAGGTGAAGTCTCATGCAGACAAGTTCTTTGAAGCCCTTAGGGACTCTGCCAATGTCCTCCCTAAGGCCTTCCCTAATGATTACAAGAGCATTGAAGTTCTTGAAGGTGATGGGAAGTCCACTGGTTCTGTTCGCCTTATACATTATGGGGAAG gTTCTCCTCTTGTGAAAGTATCGAAGGAAAAGGTGGACATAATGGATGAAGCAAACAAGACATTTGTGTATTGTGTGATTGATGGGGATCTGCTGAAATTCTACAAGAATTTCAAGAGCAACATTACTGTAATACCAAAGGGAGCTGGGAGCCTTGTGAAATGGTCCTGTGAGTTTGAAAAGGCTAGTGAAGAGATTCCTGACCCACACCTCATTAAGGACTTTGCTGCCAAGAACTTCAAGGAGCTGGATGACTATGTTCTTAAGGCATATTAG
- the LOC142629898 gene encoding WAT1-related protein At1g70260-like isoform X1, with protein sequence MGLLIPSFSFMLSLMLRRTKLEWRSSSFQAKVIGSLISIMGAIMVDIYKGTEMLKTSVSSPYILQFKQKLFIFSSTPEHWVLGGILLAATSLSVSTWNIIRLGTVKQYPELEVMKVAVSGGVVRTRVHVWCMQIKGPYYVPMFKPVGIVFATIMEV encoded by the exons ATGGGCCTTTTGATCCCTTCTTTTTCATTCATGCTCTCTCTCATGCTCAG GAGGACAAAATTAGAGTGGAGAAGCTCAAGCTTCCAAGCTAAAGTAATAGGCAGCTTGATATCAATCATGGGGGCAATAATGGTGGATATTTATAAAGGCACAGAAATGCTTAAAACATCTGTTTCTTCTCCATACATTCTTCAATTCAAACAGAAACTTTTCATCTTCTCCTCAACCCCAGAACATTGGGTTCTTGGTGGCATCTTGCTTGCTGCTACTTCCTTGTCTGTTTCAACATGGAACATTATTCGG TTGGGAACCGTGAAACAATATCCAGAACTAGAAGTGATGAAAGTG GCAGTCTCTGGGGGTGTAGTCCGTACTCGTGTCCATGTATGGTGCATGCAAATAAAGGGCCCTTATTATGTTCCAATGTTCAAGCCAGTTGGGATTGTTTTTGCAACCATTATGGAAG TCTGA
- the LOC142627054 gene encoding WAT1-related protein At5g40240-like isoform X3 yields the protein MGMGKVALPFVGMVMAEFAQVGLMIVGKEAMSKGMSNLVFIFYSNAFASLILLPSALLFHSRSQPQRPQLSFHILCGFFLLGLIGFLVQAFGYAGILYSSPTLATAILNLIPAFTFILAITFRMEKLDWRSSNSQAKIIGTIISISGAFVVTLYKGLPLLMTPLHSNSSHKLLVQMSNWVIGGLLLAADAMMASAWLILQAWMLKKYPAELIVVFFYCFFVAIQSAVVSLVVERDISSWSLQPNTRQYLVQHSKLAFLHGACTRQGPFLLLCSSLWGLSFQFL from the exons atgGGAATGGGAAAGGTAGCTCTGCCATTTGTGGGCATGGTGATGGCAGAGTTTGCCCAAGTTGGTCTAATGATAGTTGGCAAAGAAGCCATGTCTAAGGGTATGAGCAACTTGGTCTTCATCTTCTACTCCAACGCCTTTGCCTCTCTCATCCTTCTCCCCTCTGCCCTTCTCTTCCacag CAGATCACAACCACAGCGTCCTCAGCTTTCTTTCCACATTCTTTGTGGGTTCTTCTTGCTTGGCCTTATTGG ttttctTGTGCAGGCTTTTGGGTATGCTGGGATTTTGTATAGCTCTCCTACGCTTGCAACGGCCATTCTCAACCTTATCCCAGCTTTTACCTTCATTCTGGCCATTACTTTCAG GATGGAGAAACTAGATTGGAGAAGCTCCAATAGCCAAGCTAAAATCATTGGAACCATTATCTCAATTTCAGGGGCATTTGTTGTGACTTTATACAAGGGCCTTCCCCTGCTGATGACACCCTTACATTCAAACTCATCTCATAAACTTCTTGTGCAAATGTCAAACTGGGTCATTGGAGGATTACTCCTGGCAGCTGATGCTATGATGGCTTCAGCATGGCTTATTTTGCAG GCATGGATGCTTAAGAAATATCCAGCAGAGCTGATTGTAGTCTTTTTCTACTGCTTCTTTGTGGCCATTCAATCTGCAGTGGTCTCTTTGGTTGTGGAAAGAGACATAAGTTCTTGGAGTCTACAACCTAATACGAG GCAGTATTTGGTTCAGCATTCCAAGTTGGCATTTCTGCATGGTGCCTGCACAAGACAGGGCCCCTTTTTGTTGCTATGTTCAAGCCTGTGGGGATTGTCATTTCAGTTTTTATAG
- the LOC142629097 gene encoding uncharacterized protein LOC142629097, translating into MANAFRRRPWSVRGGHLVLKQWDPALDWQEVPFATSTFWVQGEKAGKVIEIDLAGENGGAWKRFTRIQVEVELLQPLMPGIFLPRDNLPHLWISLRYEKLANVCYRCGIIGHETHVCQGKPFLIRNPFGHDFIASGSWLKAENSSTPPEIFLNISRLSPPISPTGANSNITDPILVAPASKATSASQDKNHAPRDGRAPQEYDTNVTAHYNAASRGNGTVVGTNNHASSSKHISNVNPNTENICQASPKAHILPKAQLPSRAQNLCSLTVTPEDTESPFPPGFDPPFLGLKINSLSSPNVQPESRQEPVLHSKRIKIADALDPESVKFNPKADVELLVLKERQVASGIETTDFQDAKGTAGGMCVMWKSGLMCHQVEFNKNLIAIKVSDAVCSWLLLIWDYSGNSFTWARGRWGSSAIKRRLDRGIASISWRLAFPKATISHLGAIKSDHTPILLNVNPDDSFAHRPFRFEAAWIRDNGCNSVVEKAWASVSSNSAFSKLYKKQDATREALRKWNNEVFGNCQDRINRLMKNINEVQRKSPSEENGRIEEALQLELSEWLMRSEILWKQKSRELWLKEGDKNTKFFHLSTIIRRRRNSIDAIKSEEGQWV; encoded by the exons ATGGCCAATGCCTTTCGCAGAAGGCCGTGGTCGGTTAGAGGTGGTCACCTAGTGTTAAAACAGTGGGACCCGGCTCTAGATTGGCAAGAAGTTCCTTTTGCAACTTCAACTTTCTGGGTACAG GGGGAAAAGGCTGGTAAAGTTATAGAGATAGACCTTGCTGGCGAAAATGGCGGCGCGTGGAAACGGTTTACTCGTATTCAAGTTGAGGTCGAACTCCTACAACCCCTTATGCCTGGCATCTTCCTCCCAAGGGACAACCTTCCCCATCTGTGGATTAGCTTGAGGTATGAGAAGCTAGCAAATGTCTGTTATCGATGCGGTATTATTGGTCATGAGACGCATGTTTGCCAAGGAAAGCCCTTCCTCATCCGTAATCCGTTTGGGCATGATTTCATTGCATCTGGATCTTGGTTGAAAGCGGAGAACAGCTCGACGCCTCCAGAAATTTTCCTTAATATCAGCCGCCTTTCACCACCAATCTCTCCCACCGGAGCAAATTCAAACATAACCGACCCTATCCTGGTGGCACCAGCTAGCAAGGCCACGTCAGCGAGCCAGGACAAAAATCACGCTCCAAGGGATGGACGCGCACCTCAGGAGTACGACACCAACGTGACAGCGCACTACAACGCAGCCTCCAGAGGCAATGGTACTGTGGTGGGGACCAACAATCATGCAAGCTCATCCAAACACATCAGCAATGTCAACCCAAACACTGAGAATATTTGCCAAGCCTCTCCAAAAGCCCATATATTGCCTAAAGCCCAACTCCCATCACGAGCCCAAAACCTTTGTTCCCTCACAGTGACCCCTGAGGACACCGAGTCACCTTTCCCACCTGGATTTGACCCACCCTTTTTAGGCCTAAAAATAAACAGCCTTTCAAGCCCTAATGTCCAACCG GAGTCTCGGCAAGAACCTGTTCTACActccaaaagaatcaaaatagcTGATGCCCTTGATCCAGAATCGGTGAAATTCAATCCCAAAGCTGACGTTGAGCTTCTCGTCCTTAAGGAAAGGCAAGTTGCTTCGGGTATAGAGACCACCGACTTTCAAG ATGCTAAGGGCACTGCAGGTGGTATGTGTGTTATGTGGAAGTCCGGACTCATGTGTCATCAGGTGGAGTTCAATAAAAATCTGATAGCTATCAAGGTCTCTGATGCTGTCTGCAGTTGGCTCCTG TTGATCTGGGACTATTCGGGCAATTCATTCACGTGGGCTAGAGGAAGATGGGGAAGCTCTGCTATTAAAAGAAGATTGGACAGAGGCATTGCCAGCATATCGTGGAGGCTAGCCTTCCCTAAAGCTACTATATCTCATTTGGGTGCGATTAAGTCTGATCATACACCTATCCTGCTTAACGTAAACCCAGATGACAGCTTCGCCCATCGCCCTTTTCGGTTTGAAGCTGCCTGGATTAGAGATAATGGATGTAACTCGGTTGTGGAAAAGGCATGGGCGAGTGTTTCAAGTAACTCTGCTTTCTCTAAGTTGTATAAAAAGCAAGATGCAACTAGGGAAGCGCTTCGCAAATGGAACAACGAAGTGTTTGGGAATTGTCAGGATAGGATCAATCGACTCATGAAGAATATTAATGAGGTCCAAAGAAAGTCCCCTTCGGAGGAAAATGGCAGAATTGAGGAAGCACTGCAATTAGAGCTATCTGAGTGGTTAATGAGAAGTGAAATCCTATGGAAGCAGAAATCAAGGGAGTTGTGGCTGAAGGAAGGggacaaaaatacaaaattcttcCATCTCTCTACCATAATCAGAAGAAGGCGTAATAGCATTGATGCGATTAAGTCGGAGGAGGGTCAGTGGGTATAA
- the LOC142627054 gene encoding WAT1-related protein At5g40240-like isoform X2, with protein sequence MGMGKVALPFVGMVMAEFAQVGLMIVGKEAMSKGMSNLVFIFYSNAFASLILLPSALLFHRSQPQRPQLSFHILCGFFLLGLIGFLVQAFGYAGILYSSPTLATAILNLIPAFTFILAITFRMEKLDWRSSNSQAKIIGTIISISGAFVVTLYKGLPLLMTPLHSNSSHKLLVQMSNWVIGGLLLAADAMMASAWLILQAWMLKKYPAELIVVFFYCFFVAIQSAVVSLVVERDISSWSLQPNTRLIAVLYSAVFGSAFQVGISAWCLHKTGPLFVAMFKPVGIVISVFIGVIFLGDTFYLGSLIGAILIVVGFYCVMWGKAKEQRMGEETRISGLESSKEKVPLLQNSNEEI encoded by the exons atgGGAATGGGAAAGGTAGCTCTGCCATTTGTGGGCATGGTGATGGCAGAGTTTGCCCAAGTTGGTCTAATGATAGTTGGCAAAGAAGCCATGTCTAAGGGTATGAGCAACTTGGTCTTCATCTTCTACTCCAACGCCTTTGCCTCTCTCATCCTTCTCCCCTCTGCCCTTCTCTTCCacag ATCACAACCACAGCGTCCTCAGCTTTCTTTCCACATTCTTTGTGGGTTCTTCTTGCTTGGCCTTATTGG ttttctTGTGCAGGCTTTTGGGTATGCTGGGATTTTGTATAGCTCTCCTACGCTTGCAACGGCCATTCTCAACCTTATCCCAGCTTTTACCTTCATTCTGGCCATTACTTTCAG GATGGAGAAACTAGATTGGAGAAGCTCCAATAGCCAAGCTAAAATCATTGGAACCATTATCTCAATTTCAGGGGCATTTGTTGTGACTTTATACAAGGGCCTTCCCCTGCTGATGACACCCTTACATTCAAACTCATCTCATAAACTTCTTGTGCAAATGTCAAACTGGGTCATTGGAGGATTACTCCTGGCAGCTGATGCTATGATGGCTTCAGCATGGCTTATTTTGCAG GCATGGATGCTTAAGAAATATCCAGCAGAGCTGATTGTAGTCTTTTTCTACTGCTTCTTTGTGGCCATTCAATCTGCAGTGGTCTCTTTGGTTGTGGAAAGAGACATAAGTTCTTGGAGTCTACAACCTAATACGAGGTTGATTGCTGTTCTATATTCG GCAGTATTTGGTTCAGCATTCCAAGTTGGCATTTCTGCATGGTGCCTGCACAAGACAGGGCCCCTTTTTGTTGCTATGTTCAAGCCTGTGGGGATTGTCATTTCAGTTTTTATAGGTGTTATCTTCTTAGGAGATACTTTCTATCTTGGAAG TCTGATTGGAGCAATTCTGATTGTCGTCGGATTTTATTGTGTGATGTGGGGAAAGGCCAAAGAACAGAGGATGGGTGAGGAAACTAGGATAAGTGGCTTGGAGTCAAGCAAAGAAAAGGTTCCTCTCTTGCAAAACAGTAATGAAGAAATATAG
- the LOC142629099 gene encoding uncharacterized protein LOC142629099, with amino-acid sequence MSSATPKVAKVEEPACEELEKVLIDDNLEKFFQVGIQLPLQEKAELTLRRYKLCLNTSKCSFGVGSGKFLGYMVTHRRIEVNPAQVKAINSLQPPRNPKEVQRLTGMTTALNRFISRSSDRCKPFFQLLNKWKGFEWTKECALAFQQLKEYLLRPPIMSRPEIDKVLFAYIVVADHAVSLVLIWVDNNVQRPVYYVRKSLHEVEVYVDGATNQRGSGVGLVLVSPKGLSLEKSLRLGFSATNNEAEYETLLVGMDMVQKMGGKTVQIFSDSQLVVGQVEGTLEARDPRIQEYLIRARYLQSKFDSFTLLHVSRSMNTHADSLATLAISSAQGLPQFILIEDICKPTGMNNDTLRIHQIRVGPSWMDPIVSFLKNDILPEEKSEANKIRRKAHRFWLSEDEKLYKCSFSGPFCCVNTLKQRIYFWKSYMKGSMEVT; translated from the exons ATGTCTTCTGCCACACCCAAGGTGGCAAAGGTTGAAGAACCTGCGTGTGAGGAGTTGGAGAAGGTTCTTATTGACGACAATCttgaaaaattctttcaggtgggaATTCAGCTGCCACTTCAGGAGAAGGCGGaattg ACGCTACGAAGGTACAAATTGTGCCTTAATACTTCTAAGTGCTCGTTTGgtgtgggatctggaaagttcctgGGTTATATGGTAACACATAGGAGAATTGAAGTTAACCCTGCGCAGGTTAAGGCAATTAATAGCTTACAGcctcctcggaatcctaaagaagttcaaAGGTTGACAGGGATGACTACTGCCCTCAACCGGTTTATTTCTCGTTCCTCAGATAGGTGCaagcctttcttccagttgctgaataagtggaaggggtttGAATGGACTAaagagtgtgctttagcttttcaacagcttaaggaGTATCTTTTacgaccacccattatgtctcggccagaaATTGATAAAGTTTTGTTCGCATATATTGTTGTGGCTGACCATGCTGTTAGCTTGGTTTTGATATGGGTTGATAATAATGTACAGAGACCAGTTTATTACGTGAGAAAATCTTTACATGAGGTCGAG gtgtatgttgatggagcaacaaatcaaagaggatctggtgtgggACTAGTCTTAGTGTCCCCTAAGGGACTTAGTTTGGAGAAATCCttgagattaggattctcggcTACAAATAATGAGGCAGAATATGAAACTCTACTGGTGGGAAtggatatggttcagaaaatgggtgGAAAGACGGTGCAAATATTCTCGGATTCACAATTAGTCGTGGGCCAAGTGGAAGGGACATTAGAAGCTAGAGATCCGAGAATACAAGAATATCTAATTCGGGCCAGGTATTTACAATCAAAGTTTGACTCTTTTACCTTGTTGCATGTCTCTAGGAGTATGAACACTCATGCTGACTCCCTAGCCACCCTTGCAATATCCTCGGCACAAGGTCTACCACAGTTCATTCTTATTGAAGATATATGTAAACCTACTGGAATGAATAATGACACCCTtcgaattcatcaaattagggtgggacctagttggatggatcctatagtaTCATTCCTTAAAAATGATATCTTGCCCGAAGAGAAGTCTGAGGCCAACAAAATACGTAGAAAAGCACATCGATTTTGGCTGTCCGAGGATGAGAAATTGTATAAGTGCTCTTTTTCAGGACCATTTTGTTGTGTGAACACCCTGAAGCAACGGatttacttttggaagagttacatgaagggATCTATGGAAGTCACATAA
- the LOC142629098 gene encoding uncharacterized protein LOC142629098: MFNEIDGDFDEVAINTFKVGLPSEHDLRKSLTKKPLVKEGRLKQLLYRPNGQRDHSGSVNQGKNASRPPLGTINVIFAALGRTGSRPFRVMSVARTFAEKSNFEPKRIKRNVPPTLSFSEEDKIGTIQSHDNALVVTLRIGGYDVKRSSSEVVEVDFIVVDAYSPYTAIVARPWLHALGAVSSTLHLKVKFPCDQIEELVESQSIARQCMAATILHQPRQESSASAEGGS, encoded by the exons atgtttaatgagatcgaTGGTGACTTTGACGAagtggcgatcaatacttttaaggttGGTCTGCCAAGTGAGCATGACTTAAGAAAATCTCTGACCAAGAAGCCT ttAGTTAAGGAGGGTAGGTTAAAGCAGCTTCTATATCGGCCCAATGGGCAAAGAGATCATTCAGGTTCGGTGAATCAGGGTAAAAATGCTTCAAGGCCTCCCTTGGGTacgatcaatgttatttttgctgctctAGGTAGAACTGGTTCTCGTCCTTTCAGGGTGATGTCTGTGGCACGAACCTTTGCCGAGAAGTCTAACTTtgagccgaagaggattaaaagGAATGTCCCACCTACTCTGAGCTTCTCGGAAGAAGATAAGATCGGAACTATTCAATCCCATGATAATGCTTTGGTGGTCACGCTGAGGATAGGGGGCTACGATGTGAAGAGG TCAAGTTCTGAGGTTGTGGAAGTGGACTTCATTGTGGTGGAcgcctattctccctatacaGCCATTGTTgcaagaccttggcttcatGCTTTAGGTGCGGTCTCTTCAACTTTGCATTTGAAGGTAAAGTTCCCTTGTGATCAAATTGAAGAATTAGTTGAGAGTCAGTCTATAGCCAGACAATGCATGGCGGCTACAATTTTACATCAGCCTAGGCAAGAGTCATCCGCCTCGGCTGAGGGGGGCTCATAG